One Sus scrofa isolate TJ Tabasco breed Duroc chromosome 1, Sscrofa11.1, whole genome shotgun sequence DNA segment encodes these proteins:
- the ZBTB7C gene encoding zinc finger and BTB domain-containing protein 7C isoform X1, whose translation MHFFPALLCLLGAASPAALFQFPCRAPAENMANGIDELIGIPFPNHSSEVLCSLNEQRHDGLLCDVLLVVQEQEYRTHRSVLAACSKYFKKLFTAGTLASQPYVYEIDFVQPEALAAILEFAYTSTLTITASNVKHILNAARMLEIQCIVNVCLEIMEPGGDGGEEDDKEDDDDDEDDEEEDEEEEEEEEEEEDDDDTEDFADQENLPDPQDINCHQSPSKTDHLSEKAYSDTPRDFPDSFQAGSPGHLGVIRDFSIESLLRENLYPKANIPDRRPSLSPFAPDFFPHLWPGDFGAFTQLPEQPMDSGPLDLVIKNRKIKEEEKEELPPPPPPPFPTDFFKDMFPDLPGGPLGPIKAENDYGAYLNFLSATHLGGLFPPWPLVEERKLKPKASQQCPICHKVIMGAGKLPRHMRTHTGEKPYMCSICEVRFTRQDKLKIHMRKHTGERPYLCIHCNAKFVHNYDLKNHMRIHTGVRPYQCEFCYKSFTRSDHLHRHIKRQSCRMARPRRGRKPAAWRAASLLFGPGGPAPEKAAFVMPPALGDVGGHLGGAAVCLPGPSPAKHFLAAPKGTLSLQELERQFEETQMKLFGRAQLEAERNAGGLLAFALAENVAAARPYFPLPDPWAAGLAGLPGLAGLNHVASMSEANN comes from the exons GGCTCCGGCTGAGAACATGGCCAATGGCATTGACGAGCTGATCGGCATTCCCTTCCCCAACCACAGCAGCGAGGTCCTGTGCAGCCTGAACGAGCAGCGGCATGACGGGCTGCTCTGCGACGTGCTCCTGGTGGTGCAAGAGCAGGAGTACCGCACCCACCGCTCTGTGCTGGCCGCTTGCAGCAAGTACTTCAAGAAGCTCTTCACGGCCGGCACCCTAGCCAGCCAGCCCTACGTCTACGAGATTGACTTTGTCCAGCCCGAGGCGCTTGCTGCCATCCTGGAGTTCGCCTACACCTCCACGCTCACCATCACCGCCTCCAATGTCAAGCACATCCTCAATGCGGCCAGGATGCTGGAGATCCAGTGCATCGTGAACGTGTGCCTGGAGATCATGGAGCctgggggggatgggggggaggaGGATGACAAGGAGGACGATGATGATGACGaagatgatgaggaggaggatgaagaggaagaggaggaggaagaggaggaagaggacgaTGACGACACGGAGGATTTTGCCGATCAAGAAAACTTGCCTGACCCGCAGGACATCAACTGCCACCAAAGCCCTTCCAAGACGGACCACCTCTCGGAGAAGGCCTATTCGGATACTCCCAGGGACTTTCCCGATTCCTTCCAGGCCGGCAGCCCGGGCCACCTGGGCGTGATCCGGGACTTCTCCATCGAATCTCTGCTGAGGGAGAACCTGTACCCCAAAGCCAACATCCCTGACAGGAGACCCTCCTTATCTCCATTCGCCCCGGACTTCTTTCCACACCTCTGGCCAGGGGACTTCGGTGCCTTCACCCAGCTGCCCGAGCAACCCATGGACAGTGGGCCCCTGGACCTGGTCATCAAGAACCGCAAGatcaaggaggaggagaaggaggagctgcccccacccccaccaccgccCTTCCCCACTGACTTCTTCAAGGACATGTTCCCGGACCTTCCCGGGGGGCCGCTGGGCCCCATCAAGGCAGAGAATGACTACGGTGCCTATCTCAACTTCCTGAGTGCCACCCACCTAGGGGGCCTCTTCCCGCCCTGGCCACTGGTGGAGGAGCGCAAGCTGAAGCCCAAGGCCTCTCAGCAGTGCCCCATCTGCCACAAAGTCATCATGGGGGCCGGGAAGCTGCCTCGGCACATGAGGACCCACACCGGGGAGAAGCCATACATGTGCAGCATCTGCGAGGTCCGCTTCACCAG GCAGGACAAGCTGAAGATCCACATGAGGAAGCACACGGGCGAGCGGCCCTACCTGTGCATCCACTGCAATGCCAAGTTCGTGCACAACTACGACCTCAAGAACCACATGCGCATCCACACGGGCGTGCGGCCCTACCAGTGCGAGTTCTGCTACAAGAGCTTCACGCGCTCCGACCACCTGCACCGCCACATCAAGCGCCAGAGCTGCCGCATGGCCCGGCCCCGGCGCGGCCGCAAGCCTGCCGCCTGGAGGGCCGCCAGCCTGCTCTTCGGGCCTGGGGGCCCGGCCCCGGAGAAGGCGGCCTTCGTGATGCCGCCAGCGCTGGGCGACGTGGGCGGCCACCTGGGCGGGGCCGCCGTGTGCCTCCCCGGTCCCAGCCCAGCCAAGCACTTCTTGGCAGCGCCCAAGGGCACGCTGAGCCTGCAGGAGCTGGAGCGCCAGTTCGAGGAGACGCAGATGAAGCTGTTCGGGCGCGCTCAGCTCGAGGCCGAGCGGAACGCGGGGGGCCTCCTGGCCTTCGCGCTGGCCGAGAACGTGGCCGCCGCGCGGCCCTACTTCCCGCTGCCCGACCCTTGGGCCGCGGGCCTGGCCGGCCTCCCCGGGCTCGCTGGCCTCAACCACGTGGCCTCCATGTCTGAAGCCAACAACTAG
- the ZBTB7C gene encoding zinc finger and BTB domain-containing protein 7C isoform X2, translating to MANGIDELIGIPFPNHSSEVLCSLNEQRHDGLLCDVLLVVQEQEYRTHRSVLAACSKYFKKLFTAGTLASQPYVYEIDFVQPEALAAILEFAYTSTLTITASNVKHILNAARMLEIQCIVNVCLEIMEPGGDGGEEDDKEDDDDDEDDEEEDEEEEEEEEEEEDDDDTEDFADQENLPDPQDINCHQSPSKTDHLSEKAYSDTPRDFPDSFQAGSPGHLGVIRDFSIESLLRENLYPKANIPDRRPSLSPFAPDFFPHLWPGDFGAFTQLPEQPMDSGPLDLVIKNRKIKEEEKEELPPPPPPPFPTDFFKDMFPDLPGGPLGPIKAENDYGAYLNFLSATHLGGLFPPWPLVEERKLKPKASQQCPICHKVIMGAGKLPRHMRTHTGEKPYMCSICEVRFTRQDKLKIHMRKHTGERPYLCIHCNAKFVHNYDLKNHMRIHTGVRPYQCEFCYKSFTRSDHLHRHIKRQSCRMARPRRGRKPAAWRAASLLFGPGGPAPEKAAFVMPPALGDVGGHLGGAAVCLPGPSPAKHFLAAPKGTLSLQELERQFEETQMKLFGRAQLEAERNAGGLLAFALAENVAAARPYFPLPDPWAAGLAGLPGLAGLNHVASMSEANN from the exons ATGGCCAATGGCATTGACGAGCTGATCGGCATTCCCTTCCCCAACCACAGCAGCGAGGTCCTGTGCAGCCTGAACGAGCAGCGGCATGACGGGCTGCTCTGCGACGTGCTCCTGGTGGTGCAAGAGCAGGAGTACCGCACCCACCGCTCTGTGCTGGCCGCTTGCAGCAAGTACTTCAAGAAGCTCTTCACGGCCGGCACCCTAGCCAGCCAGCCCTACGTCTACGAGATTGACTTTGTCCAGCCCGAGGCGCTTGCTGCCATCCTGGAGTTCGCCTACACCTCCACGCTCACCATCACCGCCTCCAATGTCAAGCACATCCTCAATGCGGCCAGGATGCTGGAGATCCAGTGCATCGTGAACGTGTGCCTGGAGATCATGGAGCctgggggggatgggggggaggaGGATGACAAGGAGGACGATGATGATGACGaagatgatgaggaggaggatgaagaggaagaggaggaggaagaggaggaagaggacgaTGACGACACGGAGGATTTTGCCGATCAAGAAAACTTGCCTGACCCGCAGGACATCAACTGCCACCAAAGCCCTTCCAAGACGGACCACCTCTCGGAGAAGGCCTATTCGGATACTCCCAGGGACTTTCCCGATTCCTTCCAGGCCGGCAGCCCGGGCCACCTGGGCGTGATCCGGGACTTCTCCATCGAATCTCTGCTGAGGGAGAACCTGTACCCCAAAGCCAACATCCCTGACAGGAGACCCTCCTTATCTCCATTCGCCCCGGACTTCTTTCCACACCTCTGGCCAGGGGACTTCGGTGCCTTCACCCAGCTGCCCGAGCAACCCATGGACAGTGGGCCCCTGGACCTGGTCATCAAGAACCGCAAGatcaaggaggaggagaaggaggagctgcccccacccccaccaccgccCTTCCCCACTGACTTCTTCAAGGACATGTTCCCGGACCTTCCCGGGGGGCCGCTGGGCCCCATCAAGGCAGAGAATGACTACGGTGCCTATCTCAACTTCCTGAGTGCCACCCACCTAGGGGGCCTCTTCCCGCCCTGGCCACTGGTGGAGGAGCGCAAGCTGAAGCCCAAGGCCTCTCAGCAGTGCCCCATCTGCCACAAAGTCATCATGGGGGCCGGGAAGCTGCCTCGGCACATGAGGACCCACACCGGGGAGAAGCCATACATGTGCAGCATCTGCGAGGTCCGCTTCACCAG GCAGGACAAGCTGAAGATCCACATGAGGAAGCACACGGGCGAGCGGCCCTACCTGTGCATCCACTGCAATGCCAAGTTCGTGCACAACTACGACCTCAAGAACCACATGCGCATCCACACGGGCGTGCGGCCCTACCAGTGCGAGTTCTGCTACAAGAGCTTCACGCGCTCCGACCACCTGCACCGCCACATCAAGCGCCAGAGCTGCCGCATGGCCCGGCCCCGGCGCGGCCGCAAGCCTGCCGCCTGGAGGGCCGCCAGCCTGCTCTTCGGGCCTGGGGGCCCGGCCCCGGAGAAGGCGGCCTTCGTGATGCCGCCAGCGCTGGGCGACGTGGGCGGCCACCTGGGCGGGGCCGCCGTGTGCCTCCCCGGTCCCAGCCCAGCCAAGCACTTCTTGGCAGCGCCCAAGGGCACGCTGAGCCTGCAGGAGCTGGAGCGCCAGTTCGAGGAGACGCAGATGAAGCTGTTCGGGCGCGCTCAGCTCGAGGCCGAGCGGAACGCGGGGGGCCTCCTGGCCTTCGCGCTGGCCGAGAACGTGGCCGCCGCGCGGCCCTACTTCCCGCTGCCCGACCCTTGGGCCGCGGGCCTGGCCGGCCTCCCCGGGCTCGCTGGCCTCAACCACGTGGCCTCCATGTCTGAAGCCAACAACTAG